TTCCTCCTCGGGCGGTCCGGGCTTTTTCATGCCCTGCGATCGCAGTCGAGTGAACTTCCGAAAATTGACAATTCCGCGGTTTCCTGTGGTCCTTCCGCTCGTTGACCAGGACTCAGGTCGCCGTTCAGGCGTGACCCGAAAGAAGGGAAAAGCTGTGAAGCTCAAGAAGAGCGCAACGATCATTGCCGGCACCGTGATGGCCCTGAGCCTGGGCGCTCCGGCGTTCGCCGACGCCGGCGCGGAAGGCGCGGCCGTGGGCTCCCCGGGCGTCATCTCCGGCAACAACGTCCAGGTGCCGATCCACGTTCCCG
The sequence above is a segment of the Streptomyces sp. Je 1-369 genome. Coding sequences within it:
- a CDS encoding chaplin; the encoded protein is MALSLGAPAFADAGAEGAAVGSPGVISGNNVQVPIHVPVSVCGNTVDIIALLNPAFGNKCAND